A single window of Pristis pectinata isolate sPriPec2 chromosome 8, sPriPec2.1.pri, whole genome shotgun sequence DNA harbors:
- the sox8a gene encoding transcription factor SOX-8a has translation MLNMTEERGQGAADPGCSPACSGSDSESVGSPGSVSDGETQPEDCGRSLPAAVAGKKMGGEEDERFPACIREAVSQVLKGYDWTLVPMPVRINGTSKNKPHVKRPMNAFMVWAQAARRKLADQYPHLHNAELSKTLGKLWRLLSESEKRPFVEEAERLRVQHKKDHPDYKYQPRRRKSVKNGPADSDQGAEQSQLAVGQVFKDGLSAGRGVSDGHHPPDHTGHAQGPPTPPTTPKTDLHTGKHELKREGRSMPENGRQNIDFSNVDISELSSEVINNMETFDVHEFDQYLPLNGHTVPLSSDHSHGPNTAGSYSASYLTSSSTAQVIWNHKSASSSSSSSSVSSEPSQHRPHIKTEQLSPSHYNDQHHGSSPQTDYSSYSNQGCSPVNATAAAFPGSQCDYSDVQGPNYYNPYSGYPSTIYQYPYFHSSRRPYASPLLNSLSIPPAHSPTNWDQPVYTTLTRP, from the exons ATGCTGAACATGACGGAGGAACGCGGGCAGGGAGCGGCGGATCCGGGCTGCAGCCCAGCTTGCAGCGGCTCCGACAGCGAGTCAGTGGGATCGCCCGGCTCGGTGTCCGACGGTGAGACTCAGCCGGAGGACTGCGGCCGCTCGCTGCCCGCCGCCGTAGCCGGCAAGAAGATGGGCGGAGAGGAGGACGAGCGTTTCCCGGCCTGTATCCGAGAGGCCGTCAGTCAAGTGCTGAAGGGTTACGACTGGACTCTGGTGCCCATGCCCGTGAGGATAAACGGCACTTCCAAGAACAAGCCCCACGTTAAGAGACCAATGAACGCCTTCATGGTGTGGGCTCAGGCTGCCCGGCGCAAACTGGCGGACCAGTACCCGCACCTTCACAACGCCGAACTCAGCAAAACTCTGGGCAAACTCTGGCG CTTGCTGAGCGAGAGTGAGAAACGTCCCTTTGTGGAAGAGGCCGAACGCCTGCGGGTGCAGCACAAGAAGGACCACCCCGACTACAAGTACCAACCCCGCCGCAGGAAGAGCGTGAAGAACGGGCCGGCCGACTCTGACCAGGGCGCCGAGCAGAGCCAGCTGGCCGTCGGCCAGGTGTTCAAGGACGGCCTGTCGGCAGGGAGGGGGGTCTCCGACGGCCACCACCCGCCCGACCACACAG GCCATGCACAAGGGCCCCCAACACCACCCACCACTCCCAAAACCGACCTCCACACGGGGAAGCACGAGCTGAAAAGGGAGGGCCGTTCCATGCCGGAGAATGGCCGCCAGAACATTGACTTCAGCAACGTGGACATCAGTGAGCTGAGCAGCGAGGTCATCAACAACATGGAGACCTTTGACGTCCACGAGTTTGACCAGTACCTACCGCTGAATGGCCACACAGTGCCTCTCTCCTCTGACCACAGCCACGGACCGAACACGGCCGGCTCGTACAGTGCTTCCTACCTAACCAGCAGCAGCACAGCCCAAGTCATCTGGAACCATAAGAGTGCCTCATCTTCATCGTCCTCTTCATCAGTCTCCAGTGAACCAAGTCAGCATAGGCCTCACATTAAGACCGAACAACTGAGCCCAAGCCACTACAATGACCAACATCATGGCTCTTCACCTCAAACCGATTATAGTTCCTACAGCAACCAGGGTTGCAGTCCTGTCAATGCTACTGCTGCTGCCTTTCCTGGCTCCCAATGTGACTATTCTGATGTCCAAGGTCCCAATTACTACAACCCTTACTCTGGATACCCTTCAACCATCTACCAGTACCCTTATTTTCATTCATCTCGCCGTCCTTATGCGTCACCCCTTCTGAATAGTCTGTCCATTCCTCCAGCCCACAGCCCAACCAACTGGGACCAGCCAGTCTACACAACCCTGACCAGGCCGTAG